The following proteins are co-located in the Desulfatitalea tepidiphila genome:
- the argC gene encoding N-acetyl-gamma-glutamyl-phosphate reductase, translated as MIRVGVIGASGYAGAELVRILASHPKVTLTALTCRTDAGQRFDQIYPSMTGWVELVCEAYDAERLAKSVDVVFTALPHKLPMAIVPELLAKGLRVVDLSADFRFKSAEAYEAHYQPHTARELLDRAVYGLCEVYGDQIRGADLVGNPGCYPTSVLLPLVPIVKADLIDTDLLIADAKSGVSGAGRGANATTHFCHVNESFKAYKVGGHRHTPEMEAILSDAAGRPLHLNFVPHLVPMTRGMETTIYTQPRSGVTIEQIAECLHTFYAGRPFVRLRGETPADTLHVKGTNFCDIGYKIDRCNGRLILMSAIDNLVKGAAGQAVQNMNIMLGLPETEGLGPCPYPL; from the coding sequence ATGATCAGAGTCGGTGTCATCGGTGCCTCGGGATATGCCGGGGCCGAGCTGGTGCGCATTCTTGCGAGCCACCCTAAAGTTACATTGACCGCCTTGACCTGCCGGACCGATGCCGGCCAGCGTTTCGATCAGATTTACCCGAGCATGACCGGGTGGGTTGAACTGGTGTGCGAGGCCTACGATGCCGAACGGCTGGCCAAATCCGTGGATGTGGTCTTCACGGCCCTCCCGCACAAACTGCCCATGGCCATCGTTCCCGAGCTCCTGGCCAAGGGGCTGCGGGTGGTGGATCTGTCGGCCGATTTCCGCTTCAAAAGCGCCGAGGCATACGAGGCCCACTATCAGCCGCACACGGCCAGGGAACTGCTCGACCGGGCGGTCTACGGTCTTTGCGAGGTCTATGGCGATCAGATCCGCGGCGCCGACCTGGTCGGCAATCCGGGGTGCTATCCCACCAGCGTGCTGCTCCCCCTCGTGCCGATAGTCAAGGCCGATCTGATCGATACCGACCTGCTCATCGCCGATGCCAAATCGGGCGTCAGCGGCGCCGGCCGCGGCGCCAACGCAACCACCCACTTCTGCCACGTGAACGAATCCTTCAAGGCGTACAAGGTCGGCGGCCACCGCCACACCCCCGAGATGGAAGCGATCTTGAGCGATGCCGCAGGCCGGCCGTTGCACCTCAACTTCGTGCCCCACCTGGTGCCCATGACGCGCGGCATGGAGACCACGATCTACACCCAACCGCGTAGTGGCGTCACCATCGAGCAGATCGCCGAGTGCCTGCACACCTTTTATGCCGGGCGGCCGTTTGTTCGGCTGCGCGGCGAAACCCCGGCCGATACCCTGCACGTCAAAGGCACCAATTTCTGCGATATCGGCTACAAGATCGACCGGTGCAACGGCCGGCTGATCCTCATGTCCGCCATCGACAACCTGGTCAAAGGCGCCGCGGGACAGGCCGTTCAGAACATGAATATCATGCTGGGCCTGCCGGAAACCGAAGGCCTCGGACCGTGCCCCTATCCGCTGTGA
- the clpA gene encoding ATP-dependent Clp protease ATP-binding subunit ClpA, whose product MISKELSVTLGFAVREAKRRRHEYVGIEHILYAILHDSNGLEIVGGCGGDVEHLKQALENFFSEKMEVIPDGSEYVLQQTIGFQRVIQRAVNHVRSAEKSEVSVGDILASIFMEKDSHAVFFLNQEGITRLDVLNYISHDIPVEPPRPDQLGFGKTEKEAETDKEKKKASFLETYTTDLVQMAGEGKLDPLIGREDELQRTMQVLCRRRKNNPVFVGEPGVGKTAMAEGLAQKIFNAEVPDMLKEMRIYSLDLGGMLAGSKFRGDFEQRLKGVISELQKRRNVILFIDEIHTIVGAGATSSGSMDASNILKPVLANGEIRCIGSTTYEEYKNHFEKDRALSRRFEKIEISEPSIAESVKILKGLRTRYEEHHDIVYTDTALKAACDLSAKYLNDRFLPDKAIDVIDEAGAFVRLSGGAHRTKINPADIEKIVAKMARVPTVSVSTPDKAKLETLDGRLKQVVFGQDDAITALVTAIKRQRAGLGHPEKPVGSFLFTGPTGVGKTEVARQIALNMNVEFIRYDMSEYMEKHAVARLIGAPPGYIGFDQGGLLTDGIRKHPYSVLLLDEIEKAHPDLFNILLQVMDHATLTDNNGKKADFRNVILIMTSNAGSREMAASTIGFGDPKKDASRKSKTAVEKYFSPEFRNRLDATITFNGLNTDIMEQIVDKFMSEFAVQLAAKKVELAYTDAARKWMAKKGYDPDYGARPLARILQTNVKDILADEILFGKLEKGGKVTIDLKDEKLTFEYN is encoded by the coding sequence ATGATCAGCAAAGAACTCAGCGTTACATTGGGATTCGCCGTTCGAGAGGCCAAGCGCCGGCGCCACGAATATGTGGGCATCGAACATATCCTTTACGCCATCCTGCACGACAGCAACGGCCTGGAAATCGTGGGCGGTTGCGGCGGAGACGTGGAGCATCTCAAACAGGCGCTGGAGAATTTTTTCAGCGAAAAGATGGAAGTGATCCCCGATGGCAGCGAGTACGTACTGCAGCAGACCATCGGATTCCAGCGGGTGATCCAGCGCGCCGTCAATCATGTGCGCTCGGCCGAAAAATCGGAGGTGTCGGTCGGCGACATCCTGGCCTCCATTTTTATGGAGAAGGATTCCCACGCCGTCTTCTTTCTCAACCAGGAAGGCATCACCCGCCTGGATGTTCTGAATTACATTTCCCACGACATACCGGTCGAGCCGCCGCGTCCGGATCAGCTCGGTTTCGGCAAGACCGAAAAAGAGGCCGAGACCGACAAGGAGAAGAAAAAGGCCAGTTTTCTGGAGACCTACACCACGGACCTGGTGCAGATGGCCGGCGAGGGAAAGCTCGATCCGCTCATCGGGCGTGAGGACGAACTCCAGCGAACCATGCAGGTGCTTTGCCGGCGACGTAAGAACAATCCGGTCTTCGTCGGCGAGCCGGGTGTGGGCAAAACCGCCATGGCCGAGGGGTTGGCCCAGAAGATTTTCAACGCCGAAGTGCCCGACATGCTCAAAGAGATGCGGATCTACAGCCTGGACCTGGGCGGCATGCTGGCCGGCTCCAAGTTCAGGGGCGATTTCGAGCAACGTTTGAAAGGCGTCATCAGCGAACTCCAGAAGCGTAGGAACGTCATCCTGTTCATCGACGAAATCCACACCATCGTCGGTGCCGGTGCGACCAGCAGCGGTTCCATGGATGCGTCCAACATCCTCAAGCCCGTTCTGGCCAACGGCGAAATTCGCTGCATCGGTTCGACCACCTACGAGGAATACAAGAACCACTTCGAAAAGGATCGCGCCCTGTCCCGTCGTTTCGAAAAGATCGAAATTTCCGAACCGTCCATCGCCGAGAGCGTGAAGATCCTAAAGGGCCTGCGCACGCGCTATGAGGAGCACCACGACATCGTCTATACCGACACGGCCCTGAAAGCGGCCTGTGACCTTTCCGCCAAATATCTCAACGACCGTTTCCTGCCGGACAAGGCCATCGACGTGATCGACGAGGCGGGCGCCTTCGTGCGGCTGTCGGGCGGCGCCCACCGCACCAAGATCAATCCGGCCGATATCGAAAAGATCGTGGCCAAGATGGCCCGCGTACCCACCGTCAGCGTCTCCACCCCGGACAAGGCCAAGCTCGAGACGCTGGACGGTCGGCTCAAGCAGGTGGTCTTCGGCCAGGACGATGCCATCACGGCCCTGGTTACCGCCATCAAGCGTCAGCGTGCAGGGTTGGGTCACCCTGAAAAACCGGTCGGATCGTTTCTCTTCACCGGCCCCACCGGCGTGGGCAAGACCGAAGTGGCCCGCCAGATCGCGCTCAACATGAACGTGGAGTTTATCCGCTACGACATGAGCGAGTACATGGAAAAGCACGCCGTGGCCCGCCTCATCGGTGCGCCGCCAGGCTATATCGGGTTCGACCAGGGCGGTCTGCTCACCGACGGCATCCGCAAGCACCCTTACAGCGTGCTGCTGCTCGACGAAATCGAAAAGGCCCATCCCGACCTGTTCAACATCCTGCTGCAGGTGATGGACCACGCCACCTTGACCGACAACAACGGCAAGAAGGCCGATTTTCGCAACGTCATCCTGATCATGACCTCCAACGCCGGCAGCCGGGAAATGGCCGCATCCACCATCGGATTCGGAGACCCCAAGAAGGATGCCTCGCGCAAAAGCAAGACAGCCGTGGAGAAATACTTCAGCCCGGAATTCCGCAATCGCCTGGACGCCACCATCACATTTAACGGACTGAACACGGACATCATGGAGCAGATCGTGGACAAGTTCATGTCCGAATTCGCCGTTCAGCTGGCCGCCAAGAAGGTCGAGTTGGCTTACACCGACGCGGCCCGCAAATGGATGGCCAAGAAGGGCTACGATCCGGATTACGGCGCCCGTCCGCTGGCCAGGATTCTACAGACCAACGTGAAGGATATCCTGGCCGACGAAATCCTGTTCGGAAAGTTGGAGAAGGGCGGCAAGGTGACCATCGATCTGAAGGATGAGAAACTGACCTTCGAATACAATTAG
- a CDS encoding ABC transporter ATP-binding protein, whose protein sequence is MQLTVENLHVSYGQIKALHGLGFSIAQGEIVCIIGANGAGKSTTLRAISRLVDAEKGSHMVFEGKDLLKYQPDKVVSELGISHVPEGRRLFGNLTVMENLQLATFARRDRGSIKENLETVFEIFPRLLERESQLSATLSGGEQQMLAVGRAYMTGRKMMLLDEPSMGLAPLMMLSMFDALKEINRAGTTILLVEQNARLALKFAQRGYVIENGRIVLEGESRALLENPEVKKAYLGG, encoded by the coding sequence ATGCAGTTGACAGTGGAAAATTTGCATGTATCCTACGGCCAGATCAAGGCGCTGCACGGGCTCGGCTTTTCCATCGCCCAGGGTGAGATCGTCTGTATTATCGGCGCCAACGGGGCGGGCAAAAGCACGACCTTGCGGGCCATATCCCGGCTGGTGGATGCGGAAAAAGGGTCGCACATGGTCTTTGAGGGCAAAGACCTGCTCAAATATCAACCGGACAAGGTGGTCAGTGAGCTGGGCATTTCCCATGTGCCCGAAGGCCGCCGCCTGTTCGGCAACCTGACCGTCATGGAAAACCTGCAACTGGCCACCTTCGCCCGCCGGGACCGGGGATCGATCAAGGAGAACCTGGAGACCGTATTCGAGATTTTTCCCAGGCTGCTCGAACGCGAATCGCAACTCTCCGCCACCCTCAGCGGCGGTGAACAACAGATGCTGGCCGTGGGAAGGGCCTATATGACCGGCCGGAAGATGATGCTGCTCGACGAACCCTCCATGGGGCTGGCGCCGCTGATGATGCTCTCCATGTTCGATGCCCTCAAGGAGATCAACCGCGCCGGCACCACCATCCTGCTGGTCGAACAGAACGCGCGCCTGGCCCTCAAATTCGCCCAGCGCGGCTATGTGATCGAAAACGGACGGATTGTTTTGGAAGGCGAATCCCGGGCCTTGCTTGAGAACCCGGAAGTCAAGAAGGCCTATCTGGGAGGATAA
- the folD gene encoding bifunctional methylenetetrahydrofolate dehydrogenase/methenyltetrahydrofolate cyclohydrolase FolD, producing MTAKLIMGTEIREQILEEITAEVKQIKEKHGVVPGLVTILVGENPASISYVTLKIQTAHRVGFTEIQDSQPADISEEALLALIDKYNKDDKINGILVQLPLPKHIDEKKVLNAIDPDKDVDGFHPVNVGRLMIGGKEVKFPPCTPFGIQEMIVRAGVETSGAEVVVVGRSNIVGKPIANMMVQKGPGANATVTIVHTRTKDLAAHCKRADILIVAAGVPGLVKPEWIKPGACVIDVGVNRVGEKISEKTGKKVAILRGDVDFDAAKEIAGYITPVPGGVGPMTITMLMLNTLKSLKFKLGLM from the coding sequence ATGACTGCAAAGCTTATCATGGGCACAGAGATTAGGGAGCAAATCCTTGAAGAGATTACGGCCGAAGTGAAGCAGATCAAGGAAAAGCACGGCGTGGTCCCCGGGCTGGTCACCATCCTCGTGGGCGAAAACCCGGCGTCTATCTCCTATGTCACCCTGAAGATTCAAACCGCTCACCGGGTCGGTTTCACGGAGATCCAGGACAGCCAGCCCGCAGACATCTCCGAGGAAGCGCTGCTCGCCCTGATCGACAAGTACAACAAGGATGACAAAATCAACGGCATCCTGGTTCAGCTGCCCCTGCCCAAGCACATCGACGAGAAAAAGGTGCTCAACGCCATCGATCCGGACAAGGACGTGGACGGCTTCCACCCGGTCAACGTGGGCCGGCTGATGATCGGCGGCAAGGAAGTCAAGTTCCCGCCCTGCACGCCCTTCGGCATCCAGGAGATGATCGTACGCGCCGGCGTTGAGACCAGCGGCGCCGAAGTCGTGGTCGTGGGACGTTCCAACATCGTGGGCAAACCTATCGCCAACATGATGGTCCAAAAAGGACCGGGTGCCAACGCCACCGTCACCATCGTGCACACCCGCACCAAGGATCTGGCCGCACACTGCAAACGCGCCGACATCCTGATCGTCGCGGCCGGCGTTCCGGGCCTGGTCAAACCCGAGTGGATCAAACCGGGCGCCTGCGTCATCGACGTCGGGGTGAACCGCGTCGGTGAAAAGATCAGCGAAAAGACCGGCAAGAAGGTGGCCATTCTGCGTGGTGACGTTGATTTCGACGCCGCCAAGGAGATCGCCGGCTACATCACGCCCGTGCCCGGTGGGGTAGGGCCCATGACCATCACCATGCTGATGCTCAACACCCTCAAGTCGCTCAAGTTCAAACTGGGCTTGATGTAG
- a CDS encoding ABC transporter ATP-binding protein, with the protein MNAAAHNHPPLLEVIEMTHFFGGLRAVHDYNLTLLPGQIRGLIGPNGAGKTTIFNLITGIHTPTGGRVELEGRSLVGLRPHQIAASGLGRTFQNMLLWRHMTVLEHVRLAHYAQLKYGLAGAFFGSRLRYAEEQRVEDNSMRLLETFDVARFADQIVTNLPYGVQRRVEMARAMATEPKVLFLDEPTAGMTPEELVQMIGIIRKIHQEFKVAILLIEHRLKFVMELCERIQTLVFGEVIAEGTPEEIKNNPDVIEAYLGKEEVA; encoded by the coding sequence ATGAACGCCGCCGCACACAACCATCCGCCGCTGCTCGAGGTCATCGAGATGACCCATTTCTTCGGAGGACTGCGGGCGGTTCACGACTACAACCTGACCCTCTTGCCCGGCCAGATCCGGGGCTTGATCGGCCCCAACGGCGCGGGCAAGACCACGATTTTCAACCTGATCACCGGCATTCATACCCCCACGGGGGGACGGGTCGAGTTGGAAGGCCGCAGCCTCGTGGGACTGCGGCCGCACCAGATCGCGGCCAGTGGCCTGGGACGCACTTTTCAGAACATGCTGCTGTGGCGCCATATGACCGTGCTCGAGCATGTCAGGCTGGCCCACTACGCCCAACTCAAGTACGGCCTGGCCGGCGCCTTTTTCGGATCGCGGCTGAGGTATGCCGAAGAGCAGCGCGTGGAGGACAATTCCATGCGTCTGCTGGAAACCTTCGATGTGGCCCGGTTTGCCGATCAGATCGTCACCAATCTGCCTTACGGCGTGCAGCGCCGGGTGGAGATGGCCCGGGCCATGGCTACCGAGCCCAAGGTGCTTTTCCTGGACGAACCCACGGCCGGCATGACGCCCGAGGAACTGGTGCAGATGATCGGCATCATCCGCAAGATCCACCAGGAGTTCAAGGTGGCCATTCTGCTCATCGAGCACCGGCTCAAGTTCGTCATGGAGCTTTGCGAACGCATCCAGACCCTCGTGTTTGGCGAAGTGATCGCCGAGGGGACGCCCGAAGAGATCAAGAACAACCCGGATGTCATCGAGGCCTATCTGGGCAAGGAAGAGGTCGCCTGA
- a CDS encoding metallophosphoesterase family protein → MIIGIISDTHGSLNRPAAEALAGVDHIIHAGDVGAPDVITALEQIAPVTAVRGNTDGGYLAKKLPAVNMVTLAGITFYVLHDILVLDLDPVAAGVQVVVSGHTHRAEIRSTGAVLYLNPGSASQSRNGNGLSLARIDISQDGLKPEIVDLKG, encoded by the coding sequence ATGATCATCGGGATTATTTCAGATACGCACGGATCCTTGAACCGACCGGCCGCGGAGGCGCTAGCCGGGGTCGATCACATCATCCACGCCGGAGACGTGGGGGCCCCCGATGTCATCACCGCCCTCGAACAGATCGCACCCGTCACCGCCGTGCGCGGCAACACCGACGGCGGCTACCTGGCCAAGAAACTGCCGGCCGTGAACATGGTGACCTTGGCCGGCATCACCTTCTACGTGCTTCACGACATCTTGGTCCTCGATCTCGACCCGGTCGCCGCCGGCGTCCAGGTGGTCGTCAGCGGCCACACCCACCGCGCCGAAATCAGATCCACCGGCGCCGTTCTGTACCTCAACCCCGGATCGGCCAGCCAGTCCAGAAACGGCAACGGGCTGAGCCTTGCCCGCATCGACATCTCCCAAGACGGCCTGAAGCCGGAGATCGTGGACCTGAAGGGATGA
- a CDS encoding M23 family metallopeptidase has protein sequence MLERQLAHQSEEVVNQRRQIVKFAEEINALKERMVVLDQFEQQIRLLADIKQPGDTDGLFGVGGSAPEDLNPGMELHETPKHLVTDMHRQVKQLASASEKKENTLTRLIDHLEEQKNMMAHTPAIRPAQGFITSRFDYRQSPFTGRREFHKGIDIANRHGTPIVATGDGVVSFSGENGALGQVVVIDHGYGVVTRYAHVQKTLKKRGERVRRGDKIALMGNTGRSTGPHLHYEVRLNGVPVNPEKYILN, from the coding sequence ATGCTCGAACGCCAGCTGGCCCATCAAAGCGAGGAAGTGGTCAACCAGCGGCGCCAGATAGTGAAGTTCGCAGAGGAGATTAACGCCTTAAAAGAGCGCATGGTCGTGCTCGATCAGTTCGAGCAGCAGATACGGTTGCTGGCCGATATCAAACAACCGGGAGATACGGATGGTTTGTTCGGTGTCGGGGGGTCGGCTCCCGAAGATCTGAATCCAGGCATGGAATTGCACGAGACACCAAAACACCTCGTGACGGACATGCATCGCCAGGTCAAACAGTTGGCCAGCGCCTCCGAAAAGAAGGAAAATACACTCACGCGCCTGATCGATCATCTGGAAGAGCAAAAGAATATGATGGCGCATACCCCTGCCATCCGTCCCGCACAGGGATTTATCACCTCGCGCTTCGATTACCGCCAATCCCCGTTTACCGGCCGGCGGGAATTTCACAAGGGCATCGATATCGCCAACCGGCACGGTACCCCGATTGTCGCCACCGGCGATGGTGTGGTCTCGTTTTCAGGGGAAAACGGCGCACTGGGCCAGGTGGTGGTCATCGACCATGGCTACGGCGTGGTCACCCGCTACGCTCATGTCCAAAAAACCTTGAAGAAGCGCGGCGAACGGGTCCGCCGGGGAGACAAGATCGCACTCATGGGTAATACCGGCCGCAGCACCGGCCCCCACCTGCATTACGAGGTGCGGTTGAACGGTGTTCCAGTCAATCCAGAAAAATATATCCTCAATTAA
- the secA gene encoding preprotein translocase subunit SecA: MVLKLLTSLFGSKNEREIKRLQPLVDQINQLEARMQGLSDADLKAQTAKLKTALENGASLDDLLPEAFATVREASVRTLKMRHFDCQLIGGMILNMGRIAEMKTGEGKTLVATLPAYLNALTGKGVHIITVNDYLARRDTEWMGQIYTFLGLEVGTIVHGMDDQERKRAYGADITYGTNNEFGFDYLRDNMKFDIDTIVQGDLHYAIVDEVDSILIDEARTPLIISGPAEKSTHLYYQVNGIIPSLKAEQHYTKDEKARSVALTEEGVAAAERLLQVENLYDPRNIETLHHVNQALKAHTLFKRDVDYIVKEGQVIIVDEFTGRLMPGRRYSEGLHQALEAKEGVRIENENQTLATITFQNYFRMYDKLAGMTGTADTEAAEFKKIYNLEVNVVPTNMPMIRIDNPDVIYKTRREKYEAVLDEIEALHTKGQPVLVGTISIDVSEQIAEKLKKRGIKHAVLNAKNHEAEAEIISMAGQRAAVTISTNMAGRGTDIKLGEGVTELGGLHILGTERHESRRIDNQLRGRSGRQGDPGSSRFYLSLEDDLLRIFGGQRIGSIMERLGLQDGEPIEHNLISRAIENAQTKVEAHNFDIRKHLLEYDDVMNQQREVIYRQRRELLMGNDIKETILDTIGERADQIAAQFADERALAEDWDWQGISDAVFKQFNYRIKPFDADTLDGLNEEGLAQEIYDQTVAVHQARETQFGTDAMRHLERIVMLQTVDNLWKDHLLSMDHLKEGIGLRGYAQQNPLLVYKKEGFDMFQALIERIKEETLGILFRIQLAEPASLEEMQKKQDQELVFSGAGESGPPKKKPIRRANEKVGRNDPCPCGSGKKYKKCCGR; the protein is encoded by the coding sequence ATGGTATTGAAACTGCTCACCAGCCTTTTCGGCAGCAAAAATGAGCGTGAAATAAAGCGGCTGCAACCCCTCGTGGACCAGATCAACCAGCTCGAAGCGCGGATGCAGGGGCTGAGCGATGCGGACCTCAAGGCCCAGACCGCAAAATTAAAAACGGCGCTGGAAAACGGTGCATCGCTCGACGACCTGCTTCCTGAGGCGTTTGCCACGGTTCGCGAGGCATCGGTGCGCACCCTGAAGATGCGCCACTTCGACTGCCAGCTGATCGGCGGCATGATCCTGAATATGGGGCGTATCGCCGAGATGAAAACCGGCGAGGGCAAGACCCTGGTGGCCACCTTGCCCGCCTATCTCAATGCCCTGACCGGAAAAGGCGTGCATATCATCACCGTAAACGATTATTTGGCCCGCCGCGACACCGAATGGATGGGGCAGATCTATACCTTCCTGGGTCTCGAGGTCGGCACCATCGTGCACGGCATGGACGACCAGGAGCGCAAGAGAGCCTACGGCGCCGATATCACCTACGGCACCAACAACGAGTTCGGCTTCGACTACCTGCGCGACAACATGAAGTTCGACATCGACACCATCGTCCAGGGCGACCTGCACTATGCCATCGTGGACGAGGTGGACAGCATCCTCATCGACGAGGCCCGGACCCCGCTGATCATCTCCGGTCCGGCCGAAAAGTCGACCCATCTGTACTACCAGGTCAACGGCATCATCCCCAGCCTCAAGGCCGAGCAGCACTACACCAAGGATGAAAAGGCGCGCAGTGTGGCCCTGACCGAGGAGGGCGTGGCCGCCGCCGAACGGCTGCTGCAGGTGGAAAACCTGTATGACCCGCGCAACATCGAGACGCTGCACCATGTCAACCAGGCCCTCAAGGCCCACACCCTTTTCAAACGGGACGTAGACTACATCGTCAAGGAAGGGCAGGTGATCATCGTCGATGAATTCACCGGCCGGCTCATGCCCGGGCGGCGCTACAGCGAGGGGCTGCACCAGGCGCTGGAGGCCAAGGAGGGCGTCCGGATCGAGAACGAAAACCAGACCCTGGCCACCATCACCTTCCAGAACTATTTCCGCATGTACGACAAGCTGGCCGGCATGACCGGTACGGCCGATACCGAAGCCGCGGAATTCAAGAAGATATACAATCTCGAAGTCAATGTCGTGCCGACCAACATGCCCATGATCCGCATCGACAATCCGGACGTAATCTACAAGACCCGCCGCGAGAAGTACGAAGCCGTGCTCGACGAGATCGAGGCCCTGCACACCAAGGGGCAGCCGGTGCTGGTGGGCACCATCTCCATCGATGTCTCCGAACAGATTGCCGAGAAGCTCAAAAAGCGCGGCATCAAGCACGCCGTGCTCAACGCCAAGAACCATGAGGCCGAAGCCGAGATCATCTCCATGGCCGGCCAGAGGGCCGCCGTGACGATCTCCACCAACATGGCCGGCCGCGGCACGGACATCAAGCTGGGCGAAGGGGTCACCGAGCTGGGCGGCCTGCACATCCTCGGCACCGAAAGGCACGAAAGCCGCCGCATCGACAACCAGTTGCGCGGCCGTTCCGGCCGCCAGGGCGATCCCGGCTCGTCGAGGTTTTACCTCTCCCTGGAAGACGACTTGCTGCGCATCTTCGGCGGCCAGCGCATCGGCAGCATCATGGAGCGGCTTGGGCTGCAAGACGGCGAACCCATTGAGCACAACCTGATCAGCCGTGCCATCGAAAACGCCCAGACCAAGGTCGAGGCCCACAACTTCGATATCCGCAAGCACCTGCTGGAATATGACGACGTGATGAACCAGCAGCGCGAGGTTATCTATCGTCAGCGCCGCGAACTGCTCATGGGCAACGACATCAAGGAGACCATCCTGGATACGATCGGCGAACGGGCCGATCAGATCGCCGCGCAATTCGCCGACGAGCGGGCCCTGGCCGAAGATTGGGACTGGCAGGGGATCTCCGACGCGGTCTTCAAACAGTTCAACTACCGCATCAAACCATTCGACGCCGACACCCTCGATGGACTGAACGAGGAGGGCCTGGCCCAGGAGATCTATGATCAGACCGTGGCGGTCCACCAGGCGCGCGAGACCCAATTCGGTACGGACGCCATGCGCCACCTGGAACGGATCGTCATGCTGCAGACCGTGGACAACCTGTGGAAAGATCACTTGCTCAGCATGGATCATCTCAAGGAGGGCATCGGCCTGCGCGGCTACGCCCAGCAAAATCCCCTGCTCGTGTACAAGAAAGAGGGATTCGACATGTTCCAGGCGCTCATCGAGCGCATCAAGGAGGAGACCCTCGGCATCCTGTTCCGCATCCAGTTGGCCGAACCGGCCTCGCTAGAGGAGATGCAGAAAAAGCAGGACCAGGAGCTGGTCTTTTCCGGGGCAGGGGAGTCCGGTCCGCCCAAAAAGAAACCCATCCGGCGGGCCAACGAAAAGGTGGGGCGCAACGATCCCTGCCCGTGCGGCAGCGGCAAGAAGTACAAAAAGTGTTGCGGCCGATAG
- the clpS gene encoding ATP-dependent Clp protease adapter ClpS, with amino-acid sequence MSEYLPETIGDVNAKTEHDLREPAMYKVLLHNDDYTTMEFVVQVLMVVFHKSIEDATRIMLNVHKQGIGVCGLFTYEIAETKVDTVVRMARDNGHPLKCTMEKA; translated from the coding sequence ATGAGTGAGTATCTACCCGAAACCATAGGGGATGTTAATGCAAAGACCGAACATGACCTCCGCGAACCGGCCATGTACAAGGTCTTGCTTCACAACGACGATTATACAACCATGGAATTCGTCGTGCAGGTGCTCATGGTGGTGTTTCACAAGTCCATCGAGGACGCGACCCGCATCATGCTCAATGTCCACAAGCAGGGCATTGGCGTATGCGGCCTGTTTACTTACGAGATCGCCGAAACCAAAGTCGATACGGTCGTTCGCATGGCCCGTGACAACGGGCATCCTTTAAAATGCACCATGGAGAAAGCATAA